A window of the Desulfobacula toluolica Tol2 genome harbors these coding sequences:
- a CDS encoding TonB-dependent receptor, translated as MQILKRAGRFFMCLAMTWMIFAQAQAQESVQVDSITITANKMEENVQDVSAGITVFTEKSISDLRIDSISDVAAYTPNFMIYENGISGANAPVMRGMFADIHSHSVSAGMYVDGVPILDGMAYEQDMLDIERIEVLKGPQGTLYGKSSEAGVINIVTKKPGNIFTGKIAGEAGMDNKRKALVSMSGPMKKDKLYFGICALQDEKDGWVEDKNSGETVDDIQRRYGSAKLRYTPADNLDIVLQGSIRQYDDEQGHMNLTPMGAAMYGLAAPENRKVTSDFSGGNKSKISSQSLNVDWDVTENLKITSTTAHRKLSKDMVLDYDFSPQTFLHCVNNDSNAKLSQELRTGFSNEKLKLVTGFYADKDKIVSDYTLYSIIPGMAMASKDEIKGTSGSAFTHAGFLLGEKLTILGGLRYDYQKKEYESAGYSIDNNWDEISPKIGVEYKIKPTIITYAGISKGYLSGGFNPYAHEQAYLSYDEEKLWSYEIGAKSSFFDNRLILNAAVYYMDIDDLQVHEMIDSARSYTTNAARATGKGFELELTAMPVRGLSFMAGVGLSDVEFDEFKDAAGNYKGNKKPYAPEYSFNVGVQYRSVTGFYCRADITGYGDMYTDKKNEFKRDAYELVNAKIGYETEKFDVYIYGKNIFDKAYDSVYGDGFYVNYSKPAEAGVTITYRF; from the coding sequence ATGCAAATTCTTAAGAGGGCAGGCAGGTTTTTTATGTGCCTGGCCATGACCTGGATGATTTTTGCCCAGGCACAGGCACAAGAATCGGTACAGGTTGACTCAATCACCATAACCGCCAATAAGATGGAAGAAAATGTTCAGGATGTATCAGCCGGCATAACTGTTTTTACTGAAAAAAGCATTTCAGATTTAAGGATTGATTCAATCTCGGATGTGGCGGCCTATACACCCAATTTCATGATCTATGAAAACGGTATTTCAGGTGCAAATGCTCCGGTCATGAGGGGGATGTTTGCCGATATCCATTCCCATTCCGTATCCGCCGGCATGTATGTGGACGGGGTTCCCATTCTTGACGGCATGGCCTATGAACAGGATATGCTTGATATTGAAAGGATTGAGGTGTTAAAAGGCCCTCAGGGCACGCTATATGGTAAAAGTTCCGAGGCAGGTGTGATCAATATAGTAACAAAAAAGCCCGGCAATATTTTTACAGGCAAAATCGCAGGTGAAGCCGGTATGGACAATAAACGCAAGGCTTTAGTTTCCATGTCCGGCCCCATGAAAAAAGATAAGCTCTATTTTGGAATCTGTGCCCTTCAGGATGAAAAAGACGGCTGGGTTGAGGATAAAAATTCAGGCGAAACCGTGGATGATATACAGCGCCGGTATGGCAGCGCAAAATTGAGATACACGCCGGCTGATAATCTTGACATCGTTTTGCAAGGATCAATCCGTCAATATGATGATGAACAGGGACATATGAATTTAACTCCCATGGGAGCTGCAATGTATGGCCTTGCAGCTCCTGAAAACAGAAAGGTAACCAGTGACTTTTCAGGGGGCAATAAGAGCAAAATATCCTCACAATCCTTGAATGTTGACTGGGATGTTACTGAAAACCTTAAAATAACATCAACCACTGCCCATCGAAAGTTAAGCAAGGATATGGTGCTGGATTATGATTTTTCCCCCCAGACTTTTTTGCATTGCGTTAATAACGACTCAAATGCCAAGTTGTCCCAGGAGTTAAGGACCGGTTTTTCAAACGAGAAACTTAAGCTTGTAACAGGCTTTTATGCTGATAAAGATAAAATCGTTTCAGATTATACTTTATACTCAATCATTCCGGGCATGGCAATGGCTTCTAAAGACGAAATAAAGGGGACATCCGGTTCTGCGTTTACCCATGCCGGTTTTTTACTTGGTGAAAAACTGACGATTCTTGGCGGGCTGCGATATGATTATCAGAAAAAGGAGTATGAATCTGCCGGATATTCAATTGATAATAACTGGGATGAAATTTCTCCCAAAATCGGGGTGGAATATAAAATTAAACCTACAATAATAACCTATGCCGGCATTTCAAAAGGCTATCTTTCCGGCGGGTTTAATCCTTATGCCCATGAACAGGCGTATCTGTCCTATGATGAAGAAAAACTGTGGTCCTATGAAATTGGTGCAAAAAGCAGTTTTTTTGACAACAGGCTTATTTTGAATGCTGCTGTTTATTATATGGATATTGATGATTTGCAGGTACATGAAATGATTGATTCTGCACGATCCTATACAACCAATGCTGCCAGGGCAACAGGAAAGGGCTTTGAGCTTGAACTTACCGCCATGCCTGTACGGGGACTGAGTTTCATGGCAGGAGTTGGCTTAAGTGATGTTGAGTTTGATGAGTTTAAAGATGCAGCAGGAAATTACAAAGGCAATAAGAAACCCTATGCCCCGGAATATAGCTTTAATGTGGGCGTTCAGTACAGGAGCGTCACAGGGTTTTATTGCAGGGCTGATATAACGGGATATGGGGATATGTATACGGATAAGAAGAACGAGTTTAAAAGAGATGCCTACGAGCTTGTCAATGCAAAGATCGGCTATGAAACAGAGAAATTTGATGTGTATATTTACGGGAAAAATATATTTGATAAAGCATATGATTCCGTCTATGGAGATGGGTTCTATGTAAATTACAGCAAACCTGCCGAAGCCGGAGTGACAATCACATACAGGTTCTAA
- a CDS encoding TonB-dependent receptor: MQIIKSRGRLFIVLALVWLISAQVQAQDAVQVDTITITANKMEENIQDVAGSVSALSEMQIEDAGINSFNDIHIHIPNFSSYASGNMGGYDSIRGQTNLITSSRAVGIYVDDVPAILSSWTKLTNLYETERIEVLRGPQGNLYGLNSAGGVVNIITKKPGNTFRANATAEYGNYDLRSYKASVSGPVVKDKLFMGFAGKYKTRDSYIEEEGADTHKDNWISGRFQMRWVPLDETNILFTSIDEDSDSDHGVWVPKDSDPFKIKNMGLDEKGDTYGNIRSLRIKHHTPWFDLTLITAKVSGESQSIGGKDFVSGGANLKYAVNDQDSNKWMQELRLASTDKENAFQWIFGGFYLKGEEDTDYNFRKDTGTMDAPTGIYADDITESEIETDIFSLFGQAGYTFQERLTITAGLRYDRDKKETDFLHNVNGTVIADYEASTTWDAVSPKLVVDFRANDSIMTYVSVAKGYKSGGYSSHMGDTPEDAMFDPEYAWSYETGVKTNWLNNRIIANMCGFYTTVDDIQIMYTDPDTWQMSYKNAAEATLWGIELETIFRPFAGLQVMASFGLLETELEKHEIREYEGNRVPFASDYNAGLVIQYNSPWGIYIRGEGSWFGKSYFGEDNKYSQEAYMIANSKIGYETENFNINFYIKNAFDKTYYNFVNCRGGVEKGILGTPLTCGVQATLRF; this comes from the coding sequence ATGCAAATCATTAAAAGCAGGGGCAGGCTTTTTATAGTTTTGGCTTTGGTCTGGCTTATTTCCGCCCAGGTACAGGCACAAGATGCGGTACAGGTTGATACAATCACCATAACCGCCAACAAGATGGAAGAAAACATCCAGGATGTGGCGGGCAGCGTATCAGCCTTGAGTGAAATGCAGATAGAGGATGCGGGAATAAATTCATTTAATGATATCCACATTCATATCCCGAATTTTTCGAGCTATGCAAGCGGCAACATGGGCGGTTATGACAGCATAAGGGGACAGACCAATCTTATAACTTCTTCAAGAGCGGTCGGTATATATGTTGATGACGTGCCTGCAATTCTCTCTTCATGGACAAAGCTCACAAATCTCTATGAAACCGAGCGCATAGAGGTATTGAGGGGACCTCAGGGGAACCTGTACGGATTAAACTCCGCCGGAGGCGTTGTAAATATTATAACAAAAAAACCAGGCAACACCTTCAGGGCAAATGCTACGGCGGAATACGGAAATTATGATTTAAGATCATACAAGGCTTCGGTAAGCGGACCTGTTGTTAAAGACAAACTTTTTATGGGATTTGCAGGAAAATACAAAACAAGGGACAGCTATATTGAGGAAGAGGGCGCGGATACGCACAAGGACAACTGGATTTCAGGCAGGTTTCAGATGAGATGGGTTCCTTTGGATGAGACAAATATCCTTTTTACCTCAATTGATGAGGATAGCGATTCCGATCATGGAGTATGGGTTCCAAAGGACAGTGATCCCTTTAAAATTAAAAACATGGGACTTGATGAAAAAGGTGATACATATGGAAATATCAGGTCTCTGAGAATCAAGCATCATACACCATGGTTTGACCTTACATTAATAACGGCAAAGGTTTCCGGTGAATCTCAAAGCATTGGCGGCAAGGATTTTGTTTCCGGAGGAGCTAATCTCAAGTATGCGGTTAATGATCAGGACAGTAACAAGTGGATGCAGGAGCTCCGCCTTGCTTCAACGGATAAAGAAAATGCTTTTCAGTGGATCTTTGGAGGATTTTATCTTAAAGGGGAAGAGGATACTGACTATAATTTCCGCAAGGACACCGGAACCATGGATGCTCCCACCGGAATATATGCCGATGATATAACCGAATCTGAAATTGAAACAGACATATTCTCATTATTCGGGCAGGCAGGGTATACCTTTCAGGAAAGACTGACTATTACTGCGGGACTTCGTTATGACAGGGATAAAAAAGAGACCGACTTCCTTCACAACGTGAATGGAACGGTTATCGCAGACTATGAGGCATCCACAACCTGGGATGCTGTTTCCCCCAAGCTTGTTGTGGATTTCAGGGCGAACGATTCAATCATGACCTATGTGAGCGTTGCAAAGGGATATAAATCAGGAGGTTATTCCTCCCATATGGGAGATACACCTGAAGATGCCATGTTTGATCCTGAATATGCATGGTCATATGAGACGGGAGTGAAAACAAACTGGCTGAACAACAGGATTATTGCGAACATGTGCGGATTTTACACGACCGTGGACGATATCCAGATAATGTATACTGATCCCGACACATGGCAGATGAGTTATAAAAATGCAGCGGAAGCAACTCTCTGGGGAATTGAGCTGGAGACAATCTTCCGCCCGTTTGCCGGGCTGCAGGTTATGGCATCTTTTGGCTTGCTTGAAACGGAATTAGAAAAACATGAAATCAGGGAATATGAGGGAAACCGTGTCCCATTTGCCTCAGATTATAATGCAGGACTCGTCATACAGTACAATTCTCCATGGGGAATATACATCAGGGGCGAAGGTTCCTGGTTCGGTAAAAGTTATTTCGGCGAGGATAACAAGTACAGCCAGGAAGCCTATATGATTGCAAATTCGAAAATAGGATATGAAACTGAAAATTTTAATATCAATTTTTACATAAAAAATGCATTTGATAAAACATATTATAACTTTGTCAACTGTAGGGGTGGCGTAGAAAAAGGAATATTAGGCACTCCCCTCACATGCGGAGTTCAGGCAACGCTGAGGTTTTAA
- a CDS encoding DUF4198 domain-containing protein codes for MNKKITMCFTLIAALAFSTSVFAHSVWINSFESHAHKSRHAMISLGWGHALPMDDILTSPNGRIAIEQFELIDPNLKKTDLIKPEFKLSTPDLTTGNFDLFAADLGTQKIAFKKDSAQGVYQISAMSKSTFYTQFIDKKGNKRLKLKPKNEVKDIKKVLMAVKYQAFAKSYLTVGKWTNPKPLGHGLEIIPRTDLSNLHIGDLVEVDVLFYGKPLDAKAGSMDYITAHSSSFGQSDGFSLFSYIKKGKAQFRVLSSGQWMIGVSHKEDVTKDGPLKNLYGKANQVYHGGSLTFNVK; via the coding sequence ATGAACAAAAAAATTACCATGTGTTTTACTTTGATTGCAGCACTTGCTTTTTCCACCAGTGTGTTTGCCCATTCGGTCTGGATCAACTCGTTTGAATCCCATGCCCACAAGTCCAGGCATGCCATGATTTCCCTGGGATGGGGGCATGCTTTGCCCATGGATGATATCCTTACATCTCCAAACGGCCGGATTGCCATTGAACAATTTGAACTGATTGATCCAAATCTTAAGAAAACAGATCTTATCAAACCGGAATTCAAGCTCAGCACGCCGGATCTTACCACAGGCAATTTTGATCTTTTTGCCGCTGACCTTGGCACCCAGAAAATCGCTTTCAAAAAAGACAGCGCCCAAGGTGTGTATCAAATCAGTGCAATGTCAAAATCCACATTTTACACCCAGTTTATTGATAAAAAAGGCAATAAACGGCTTAAACTGAAACCGAAAAACGAAGTCAAAGACATTAAAAAAGTATTAATGGCCGTTAAATATCAGGCCTTTGCCAAATCCTACCTCACGGTTGGCAAATGGACCAACCCAAAACCCCTTGGTCACGGTCTGGAAATTATTCCCCGCACTGATCTGAGCAATCTGCATATAGGTGATCTGGTTGAGGTGGATGTGCTTTTTTACGGCAAACCCCTGGATGCCAAAGCCGGGAGTATGGATTATATCACCGCCCATAGCAGCAGCTTTGGACAAAGTGACGGTTTTTCATTATTTTCTTACATTAAGAAGGGAAAAGCCCAGTTCCGTGTACTCAGTTCAGGTCAGTGGATGATCGGTGTCAGCCACAAGGAAGATGTGACCAAAGACGGTCCTCTCAAAAACCTCTACGGCAAAGCCAATCAGGTTTACCATGGTGGCAGTCTGACTTTTAACGTTAAATAG
- a CDS encoding efflux RND transporter permease subunit yields the protein MIEIKKINWFFYGLAKLIVRFRYVNILLFIMVLGIAFSGLSKIKTEAGWDSYMLENSALKISEDEFKDIFGNSDYVAVMVEVDDLFTPEILSKIRELGHELKQKIPFADDIMSITDCEFSIGNESGIEIINLVPDIIPTDPGQLEKIRSLALSKKLLVGKLISRDSTQSWIMLRLHPFPDGWRSETNQGADMVVGKTAVKIIGQDKYQILNPKSAGLPVLSHEKMSFFKHEMKRTMGLSLLASLVVLSLALRSFRSVLISILVAFGSVFITFGIQGLLGISIDIGMVVVPIYLGIAVSIGYSIHVFSFFDREFAKTGKRKESIYHAMKETGWPLLFTALTTIGALASFHFVEVKPVRWIGSATSLLVAVIFCFVIIMIPSLLSFGKNKTPRPEKKRAKSINHRLGNLMDSLGIIVLARPVAIMAVFVFSVLICGFGLTFLEVSFDVRKNMGLKVPYVERLDYVSHSEVGSLYSYNLVVEFKENGMAREPENLKKLDQLMQEAKGYKLTKRVTSIVEIIKDMNQALNQGDHEFYKIPETREMVAQIMLLYENAGGREAEKWIDYDYKRLRFMVDLEDYNSFEAKNELLTLKASAQKMYPNATISMAGSIAQFTVMQDVVSWGQITSFFVAICVITLLMTIVFGSFKTGLIAMIPNITPAIAVGGLMGWAGVPLDMMTITIMPMLLGLAVDDTIHFINHTKLEYERCGDYHMSTRKTFTAIGIPLFLTTLIIMANYSVYLTSIANVFVIMGTLTIVGILSALLTDYFVTPILLVWAKPFGK from the coding sequence ATGATTGAAATTAAAAAAATCAATTGGTTTTTTTATGGGCTGGCTAAATTGATAGTACGGTTCAGGTATGTGAATATCCTTTTGTTTATTATGGTTTTAGGCATTGCTTTTTCAGGGCTGTCAAAAATCAAGACCGAGGCCGGGTGGGACAGCTATATGCTTGAGAATTCCGCATTAAAAATATCCGAAGACGAGTTTAAGGATATTTTTGGAAACAGTGATTATGTGGCGGTCATGGTGGAGGTTGACGATCTTTTTACGCCTGAAATTCTGTCTAAAATAAGGGAGCTTGGCCATGAGCTCAAACAAAAGATTCCCTTTGCAGACGATATCATGTCAATAACGGATTGCGAATTTTCCATTGGAAATGAAAGCGGTATTGAGATCATAAATCTTGTTCCGGATATTATCCCCACAGATCCCGGGCAATTGGAAAAGATAAGAAGTCTTGCCCTTTCAAAAAAACTGCTTGTGGGAAAACTTATTTCAAGGGACAGCACCCAGTCCTGGATCATGTTAAGACTTCACCCCTTTCCGGACGGGTGGCGAAGTGAAACCAACCAAGGTGCTGATATGGTTGTGGGAAAAACGGCTGTTAAGATTATCGGCCAGGATAAATATCAGATACTCAATCCAAAATCGGCCGGCCTTCCGGTTCTTTCCCATGAGAAAATGAGTTTTTTCAAACATGAGATGAAAAGAACCATGGGGCTTTCACTTCTGGCATCCCTTGTTGTGCTGTCCCTGGCCCTGCGGTCTTTCAGGAGCGTTTTGATTTCCATTCTTGTTGCATTCGGCAGTGTTTTTATAACCTTTGGGATCCAGGGGCTTCTGGGTATTTCAATTGATATTGGAATGGTAGTTGTCCCGATATACCTTGGTATTGCCGTTTCCATCGGTTATTCCATCCATGTGTTTTCGTTTTTTGACAGGGAATTTGCAAAAACAGGCAAAAGAAAAGAATCCATTTATCATGCAATGAAAGAAACAGGGTGGCCCCTTCTGTTTACAGCCCTTACCACCATTGGTGCCCTTGCTTCTTTTCATTTTGTGGAAGTAAAACCTGTCAGGTGGATTGGGTCAGCAACTTCCCTGCTGGTTGCCGTGATCTTCTGCTTTGTAATTATAATGATCCCAAGCTTATTAAGCTTTGGGAAAAACAAAACGCCCCGCCCTGAAAAAAAACGTGCAAAAAGCATTAATCACAGGCTTGGAAATCTTATGGACAGCCTTGGTATAATAGTACTTGCCCGGCCCGTGGCAATAATGGCGGTTTTTGTTTTTAGCGTCCTCATATGCGGGTTTGGGCTTACGTTTCTTGAAGTCTCCTTTGATGTACGAAAAAACATGGGATTAAAAGTTCCCTATGTTGAAAGATTGGATTATGTCAGTCATTCCGAGGTGGGCTCTCTTTATTCTTATAATCTTGTCGTTGAGTTTAAGGAAAACGGCATGGCAAGGGAACCTGAAAATTTAAAGAAGCTTGATCAACTCATGCAGGAGGCTAAAGGATATAAGCTTACAAAAAGGGTGACATCCATTGTTGAGATCATAAAGGACATGAACCAGGCGTTGAACCAGGGAGATCATGAATTTTATAAAATTCCCGAAACCCGGGAAATGGTTGCCCAGATCATGCTCCTTTATGAGAACGCCGGTGGAAGAGAAGCTGAAAAATGGATTGACTATGATTATAAACGCTTAAGGTTCATGGTTGACCTGGAAGATTATAATTCCTTTGAGGCAAAAAATGAACTGTTAACCTTAAAGGCAAGTGCGCAAAAAATGTACCCAAATGCCACAATTTCCATGGCAGGTTCCATAGCCCAGTTTACAGTCATGCAGGACGTGGTTTCCTGGGGGCAGATAACTTCTTTTTTCGTAGCCATATGCGTTATCACCCTGTTGATGACCATTGTTTTCGGCAGCTTTAAAACCGGGCTTATTGCCATGATTCCCAATATTACCCCGGCCATAGCCGTTGGAGGACTCATGGGATGGGCAGGTGTTCCCCTTGATATGATGACCATTACCATTATGCCCATGCTGCTGGGCCTTGCCGTGGACGACACCATCCATTTTATCAACCATACAAAACTTGAGTATGAGCGATGCGGGGATTATCACATGAGTACAAGAAAAACCTTTACGGCCATAGGGATACCTCTGTTTCTCACCACTTTGATCATCATGGCGAATTATTCGGTTTACCTGACTTCCATCGCCAATGTTTTTGTTATCATGGGGACATTAACAATAGTGGGTATCCTGTCAGCCCTTCTAACCGATTATTTTGTTACACCGATATTGCTTGTCTGGGCAAAACCCTTTGGGAAATAG
- a CDS encoding DUF1302 family protein, translated as MVLGFIFAATSHGFEFSGREFDFSGYVETRHCMQVESPNDLLASETMARLETRSFKDVWSLFTSINLSANHKLEDESGISMHEAYIDYVASSWDLRLGRQIIIWGNADGFRITDNISPSDLSEYITRDFDEIRMAVDAVKLRFLGTHGTGELIYIPFFRQGISPDKDSPWSLGDLSCTSITAGNKPEKNIENGELGAKYALFLPGFDMAVSYFYTWNDFPYYAYTGNTGSCQVNPQFYRLHIYGLELSRPYNDFVFRGEAAFSHGNRYLSTPRDASLEKKDQIKWLLGLDWSPGSNWFLSFQVTEDRILDYSAKIQQTKQSAMVTANISKKLFREKLILSGMHYLNLDEKDSLTRLSSEYQVMDGFSLFFGSDIFTGKRSGGFGRYKDNTQVWARAKYSF; from the coding sequence ATGGTTTTGGGCTTTATTTTTGCCGCAACATCCCATGGTTTTGAATTTTCAGGCCGGGAATTTGATTTTTCAGGATATGTAGAGACACGGCATTGTATGCAGGTTGAAAGCCCCAATGATTTGCTTGCATCCGAGACAATGGCAAGGCTTGAAACGCGAAGCTTTAAGGACGTTTGGTCTTTATTTACATCAATAAATCTTTCGGCAAATCATAAATTGGAAGATGAATCAGGAATTTCGATGCATGAGGCGTATATTGATTATGTTGCTTCATCATGGGATTTACGCCTTGGAAGGCAGATTATTATCTGGGGAAATGCCGACGGCTTTCGCATCACGGATAATATCTCGCCTTCTGATCTGTCTGAATATATCACCAGGGATTTTGATGAGATCAGGATGGCGGTTGATGCCGTAAAATTAAGGTTCCTTGGAACTCATGGCACAGGTGAGTTGATTTATATCCCGTTTTTCAGGCAGGGTATTTCACCGGATAAGGACAGCCCCTGGTCTTTGGGGGATTTATCCTGCACCAGCATCACGGCCGGGAATAAACCTGAAAAAAATATTGAAAACGGGGAATTGGGAGCAAAGTATGCACTTTTTTTGCCGGGGTTTGATATGGCTGTTTCCTATTTTTATACCTGGAATGATTTTCCGTATTATGCATATACCGGCAACACTGGTTCGTGCCAGGTAAATCCTCAATTTTACCGTCTCCATATTTATGGTTTGGAATTATCCAGGCCTTACAATGATTTTGTTTTCAGGGGCGAGGCGGCTTTTTCTCATGGCAACCGGTATTTGTCAACACCCAGGGATGCTTCCCTTGAAAAAAAGGATCAAATCAAATGGCTTTTGGGTCTTGACTGGTCACCGGGAAGCAACTGGTTTTTGTCGTTCCAGGTTACAGAAGACAGAATCCTTGATTATTCAGCAAAGATTCAGCAGACAAAACAATCAGCAATGGTAACGGCGAATATCTCTAAAAAATTATTCAGGGAAAAGCTTATTTTATCAGGGATGCATTATTTAAATCTGGATGAAAAGGACAGCTTGACCCGGCTCAGTTCGGAATACCAGGTCATGGATGGTTTTTCCCTGTTTTTTGGTTCGGATATCTTTACAGGAAAAAGATCAGGCGGTTTTGGAAGATACAAGGATAATACCCAGGTATGGGCCAGGGCAAAATATAGTTTTTAA
- a CDS encoding outer membrane lipoprotein-sorting protein has translation MVGKIFFIAILCLFLIPGFFCVNALALTGRDVMVMVDEREDGDDSKTIVEMTLVNHRGKKRVRQMVSYRKDYGKDSKKLMCFKKPADVKDTSFLSWEWDTPGRDDDKWLYMPALRKVRRICGESTNDYFMGSDFTYDDMGKRNVDEDTHFLTGEESINGSSCWKIESVPLEKDTYYDRKILWVNKDAKAVVKAEYYDSQGLIKTFAVKDLKLHNAIWTIFEMEMQNTRENHTTIMKMSNVKYNIGVADSFFQTATISRGIVR, from the coding sequence ATGGTCGGAAAAATATTTTTTATTGCAATTTTGTGTCTGTTTTTAATTCCGGGATTTTTTTGTGTAAATGCTCTGGCGTTAACAGGCCGGGATGTGATGGTCATGGTTGATGAGCGTGAAGATGGCGATGATTCAAAAACAATTGTTGAGATGACCCTTGTAAATCACAGGGGAAAAAAACGGGTAAGGCAGATGGTCTCTTATAGAAAGGACTATGGCAAAGATTCCAAAAAGCTGATGTGTTTTAAAAAACCAGCAGATGTCAAAGACACCTCTTTTCTCTCGTGGGAATGGGATACACCTGGCAGGGATGATGATAAATGGCTCTATATGCCGGCCTTAAGAAAGGTAAGGAGAATTTGTGGGGAATCCACCAATGATTATTTCATGGGAAGTGATTTCACCTATGATGACATGGGCAAAAGAAATGTTGATGAAGACACCCATTTCTTAACCGGAGAAGAATCAATCAATGGCTCAAGCTGCTGGAAGATTGAGTCTGTTCCCCTTGAAAAAGATACCTATTATGACAGAAAAATCCTGTGGGTCAACAAGGATGCAAAGGCTGTTGTTAAAGCTGAATATTATGATTCCCAGGGTTTGATTAAAACCTTTGCGGTCAAAGATTTAAAGCTGCACAACGCTATCTGGACCATCTTTGAGATGGAAATGCAAAATACAAGGGAAAATCATACCACAATAATGAAGATGAGTAATGTTAAATACAATATCGGCGTTGCGGATTCTTTTTTCCAGACTGCTACAATATCCCGGGGCATCGTCAGGTGA